The nucleotide window CCGCCGCCGGCCTGAGCGCCCTCGGCGCCGCGGACGCCCATGCCGCCCCCGCCAAGGCCCGCGGCGGCGCCCCCCAGAAGCTGACGTGGCTGGTGGGCGACCACCACGTCCACACTCAGTACTCGCACGATGCGAAGTACACGATCCCCATGCAGCTGGACGCGGCCGAGCGGTTCGGCGTCGACTGGCTCGCCTTCACCGAGCACTCCAACGTCGCCCACGCGGACCGCGGCGTCTTCGCGCACCTCGAGGAGATCCGCCGCGAGCGCCGCCGCCGTGACCTGCTGATCTTCCAGGGCATCGAGTGGTACATCCCGGCTGCGGAGCACGGCACGGTCTTCGTCCATCCCGGTGAGAACGAGGCCCGCCTCCTGCGCGCCTTCGAGCTGGCGTGGGACGGCAAGCTCAACGGCTGGGAGAAGCCCGCCGTCGGCAGCGCGGCCGAGGCCGAGCAGCAGCAGAAGGCCGCCGCCGCAATCGCCTGGCTCGGCGATCAGGTCCGTCAGGGCACGGTGGCCGACGCCCTCGTCCTCGCCAACCACCCGATGCGCCTGGGCATCGACTCCCCCGCCGAGATGCGACGGTGGCGTGACGCCGACCGGACCATCATGATCGGCATGGAGGGCTCCCCCGGCGCCCAGGGCTACCCGGCTGGCAAGAACGTGGGCCCGGGTGACCAGCGCGGCGAGTACGTGAACAAGCCCCGGCCGGACTCCTGGCCCGGATACACGCTGGACATGTACCGCCCCTACGGCGGCTTCGACTGGATGACCGCCTCCGTCGGCGGCCTGTGGGACTCCATGCTGGCCGAGGGCCTCCCCTTCTTCATCACCGCCAACTCGGACAACCACCTCACGGCGTGGGACACCTGGCGGATCGGCGACTACCCGAACCGCGAGCCGTACACGTCCCTGCCGCAGGAGTTCGACCGCTGGTCGGTGGAGGGAAAGCGCCCGGACCCGGTGGACACCGGTGTGCCCCAGGGCGGCTCCGACTACTGGCCGGGCCAGTTCTCCCGGATCCACACGGGCGTCACGGAGCGCAGCTACGGCGCCGTCATGGAGGCCATGCGCGCCGGCCGGATGTGGGTGGACCACGGTCACCTGCTCGCCGGCCTGGACGTGCATGTCTCGGCGTCCCAGCCGGGCCGTGGCCTGGGCCGCGGGCGCGGTCACGGCCACGGCTGGGGCAACGCCTCCGGCCAGGCGGTCACCCTCGGCGGGACCCTCACGGCCCAGCGCGGCCAGGACGTCACCGTCACCGTCACGGTCACGACGACGGACACGCCGAACTCGGCGGGCATCCTGCCCCAGCCGGCGCATGTGGACATCATCGGCGGGCCGATCACCGGCCCCGTGGCCGACCGCGACTCCTGCCGCGCACCGGGCACCCGCGTGCTGAAGGCCTTCGACACCACCGGCCGCCGCGGCACGTTCACGCTGACGCACACGTTCCGGGACGTGCAGGAGTCGTTCTACGTGCGCTTCCGCGGCTCGGACGGCAAGCGCAATGGTGCGGGCTACTTCGGCGCCGACGTCGACCCGCACGGCCCGATCCGCCATGGCGACGAGGTCGGCGACGGCAACCCCTGGATCGACACCTGGTTCTACGCCAACCCGGTGTTCGTGCAGGTCGCCTGACCGCCCCCCCCCCCCCCCCCCCCCGGCCGACGAGTCGACGTCGTCCGCGGCCTCCCGCACAGGGATCCCGCGGGCGACGTCGACTCGTCTCCCCCGCCGGAGCCGGTGGCCCGTCCGGCGGGACGGGCATGACGGAGCCCTCGCCCGCCTCCCCCGGGCCGCGCTATCTTGCGAGCGTCACACCCATCCGGACCGCTCGAACAGAGGACCCCATGCGCCGCACCCCCGCCCTGCTGGCCGCCGCCGCCCTGGCCGCCACGCTCGCCTCCGCCTCCGCCCCCGTCTCGCTCGCCGCCCCGGCTCACGTGCCTGCCGGCCACCCGGCCGCCGCGGGCCCCGCCGGCCTCGGCCCGGGCCTGAACCGCGCCGGCGGCAGCACGAACTCCCCGGAGAAGCTCGTGCGCGCGATCTCCGAGGAGAACCTGCGCCGCGACGTCGCGGCCTTCGCCGGCGTCGCGCAGGAGCACGGCAACCGCGCGGCCGGCACCCCTGGCTACCGCGCCTCCCTGGACCACGCCGTGGGCGAGCTGGAGAGGGCCGGCTACGACGTCGAGCTGCAGGAGTTCGAGATCACCTACACGGAGACCCTGGAGGACGTGCTGACCCAGTCAGGCCCCGTGGCCCGCGACCTCGAGCACACGGTCTTCACCTCCTCCCCCTCGGCCCACGTGGCCGCGGCCCCGCTGGCGGCCCCCGCGGGCGAGGCCACCGCCTGCACCCCGGCCGACTGGGCCGGGACGGACCTGACCGGGCAGGTCGCGCTCGTCTCGCGCGGCACGTGCTCCTTCGCCCAGAAGTCCCAGGCGGCCGCCGCGGCCGGCGCCGAGGCCGTGATCGTCTACAACAACGCCGACGGCGCGCTCAACGGCACGCTCGGGTCGGACGCGGCCGGCACGGTCGGGACGGTGGGCGTCACCCGCGAGCTCGGCCAGGAGCTGCTGGCCCAGGTCCGGGCCAGCGGCGCGAACGTCACTCTGGACCTCGAGCAGCTCGTGGAGCAGCGCCCCACCTGGAACGTGCTCGCCGAGACGCGCACGGGAAGCGACGACGACGTCGTCCTGGTGGGCGCGCACCTCGACGGCGTGCCGGCCGGCCCGGGCATCCACGACAACGCCTCGGGCGCCGCCACCGTGCTCGAGGTGGCCCGCCAGGCGGCCAAGGCCAACAAGGCCGAGTCGAAGGTGCGCTTCGCCCTGTGGGGCGCCGAGGAGATCGGCCTGCTGGGCTCGACGCACTACGTGGACTCGCTCTCCGCCGCCGAGCGCGAGGCGATCACCGTCTACACGAACCTGGACATGGTGGCCCCGCTGGACCACCAGAACGCCCTCGGGGTGCTGACCGCGGACTGGTCGATCGGCGCGGAGGCGCTGCTCGGCGCGCAGCTGGACCGGGACGGCCATCCGCATCAGGCGGAGGGGAGCAACGGCCGCTCCGACTACGCCCCGTTCGTGGAGGCCGGCATCCCGGCCACGGGCCTGCTGTCCCTCCACGACGACAACTACCACACGCCTCAGGACGACCTCGCCAACGTCTCGTTCACCACGCTGACCCACACGGCCCGCGCGGTGGCGCACCTGGTGGGCACTCTCCAGCAGGACGCCGACGCGCTCGGCGCCCGCTGACGCCGTCCCGGACACGGACACGGACACGGACGAGTCGACGCTTTTCGCGACCTCCCGCTCGGGGCAGCCGCAGAAAGCGTCGACTCGTCCGTCGGCGGAGGCGACGATGACGACGCCGGCACCTCAGCCCCGGCGCGCCTCCACGCTCAGCCCGTCGGCGTCCGCGCCCTCGACACGGTCCACCAGCACCGTGTCGCCGTCGGCGATCGTGCCGCCCAGCAGGCCGCGGGCCAGCCGGTCGCCGATCTCCCGCTGCACGAGACGGCGCAGCGGGCGGGCGCCGTACGCCGGGTCGAACCCGGTCAGGGCAAGCCACTCGCGGGCCGCGTCCGTGACCTCGAGGCTCAGGCGGCGGCCGGTGAGCCGCTCCTGCATCGCGTCCACCTGCAGGTCCACGATCTTCGCGAGCTCGGCCACGCCGAGCGCGTCGAACAGGACGACCTCGTCCAGCCGGTTGAGGAACTCCGGCTTGAACGCCCCGCGGACCACGTTCATCACGGCGTCCTTGCGGGCCTGCTCCTGCATCGACGGGTCCACCAGGAACTGGCTGCCCAGGTTGGACGTGAGGATCAGGATCACGTTGCGGAAGTCCACGGTGCGGCCCTGGCCGTCGGTGAGGCGGCCGTCGTCGAGCACCTGGAGCAGGATGTCGAAGACCTCGGGATGGGCCTTCTCCACCTCGTCCAGCAGCACCACGGAGTACGGGCGCCGCCGCACGGCCTCGGTGAGCTGGCCGCCCTCGTCGTAGCCGACGTACCCGGGAGGGGCGCCGACCAGGCGGGACACGGCGTGCTTCTCCGAGTACTCGGACATGTCGATGCGCACCATGGCGCGCTCGTCGTCGAAGAGGAACTCCGCGAGCGCCTTGGCGAGCTCGGTCTTGCCCACGCCCGTGGGGCCCAGGAAGAGGAACGAGCCGGTGGGGCGGTTGGGGTCCGAGATGCCGGCGCGGGCACGGCGCACCGCATCCGAGACGGCGACGACGGCGGCCCTCTGCCCGATCAGCCGCTCCCCGAGGTGCTCCTCCATGGTGAGCAGCTTCTCCGACTCGGAGGCCAGCATGCGCCCGGCGGGGATGCCGGTCCACGCGGAGATGACCTCGGCGATGTCGTCCGCCGTGACCTGCTCGGACACCATCGGCGAGACCTCGTCCTCGGGTGCCTCCTCGGCGCGGCGGTCGGCCTCCTCGAGCTGCTTCTCCAACGCCGGGATCTCGCCGTACAGCAGGCGCGAGGCCTCGGCGAGGTCGCCGTCGCGCTGGGCCTTCTCGGCGAGCGAGCGCAGCTCGTCCACCTTGGCGCGCAGGTCGCCGGCCTCGTTGAGCGAGGCCTTCTCGGCCTCCCACCGGGCGGTGAGGGCGCGCAGCTCCTCCTCGCGGTCCGCCTTCTCGGCGCGCAGCCCCTCGAGGCGCTCCACCGAGCCCGGATCGGTCTCGCCGTCGAGGGCGAGCTCCTCCATGGTGATGCGGTCCACCTGGCGGCGCAGGACGTCGATCTCCACGGGGGCCGAGTCGATCTCCATGCGCAGCCGCGAGGCGGCCTCGTCCACGAGGTCGATGGCCTTGTCCGGCAGCTGGCGGCCCGTGATGTAGCGGTCCGAGAGGGTCGCGGCGGCCACGAGCGCCGAGTCCGCGATGGCAACCTTGTGGTGCGCCTCGTAGCGCTCCTTCAGGCCGCGCAGGATCGCGATCGAGTCGTCCACGGACGGCTCGCCCACGTACACCTGCTGGAAGCGGCGCTCCAGCGCGGGGTCCTTCTCGATGTTCTCGCGGTACTCGTCCAGCGTGGTGGCGCCGATGAGGCGCAGCTCGCCGCGGGCCAGCATGGGCTTGAGCATGTTGCCCGCGTCCATGGCGCCCTCGGAGGCACCCGCTCCCACCACGGTGTGGATCTCGTCGATGAACGTGACCACCTGGCCGTCCGACGCCTTGATCTCCTCGAGCACCGCCTTGAGCCGCTCCTCGAACTCGCCGCGGTACTTCGCGCCCGCGATCATCGCGCCGAGGTCCAGGCTGATGAGCTGCTTGCCGCGCAGCGACTCGGGCACGTCGCCCGCCACCATGCGCTGGGCCAGGCCCTCGACGACGGCGGTCTTGCCGACGCCCGGCTCGCCGATGAGCACGGGGTTGTTCTTGGTGCGGCGCGAGAGCACCTGCACGAGGCGGCGGATCTCCGAGTCGCGGCCGATCACGGGGTCGAGCTTGCCCGAGCGGGCGACCTCGGTGAGGTCCGTGCCGAACTTCTCCAGCGACTGGAAGGTGTTCTCCGGATCCGGGGAGGTCACACGGGTGTCCCCGCGGACGGCGGTGAGGGCAGCCGCGAGCGCCTCGGCGGTGGCGCCGGCGGAGCGCAGGGCCTCCCCGGCCTCGCCCGCGTCCCCGGCCAGGCCGAGGAGCAGGTGCTCGGTGGAGACGAAGTCGTCCTGACGCTGCTCGGCCTCGGCGCGCGCGTTCTGCACCACCTGCAGGCCGGCGCGGGAGAGCTGTGCCTGCGCCACGGTGGAGCCCTTGGAGGAGGGCAGGCGGCGGATGGCCGAGGAGGCCGCCGTGGAGACGGCGTCGGGGTCCGCCCCGGCGGCCTTCAGCACCGCGACGGCGACGGACTCCCGCTGGTCCATGAGGGCCTTCAGGAGATGGGCCGGCTCCACCTGCGGATTTCCGGCGGTGGAGGCGTTCATGGCCGCGGCCGAGAGCGCCTCCTGGCTCTTGGTGGTGAACTTGGCATCCATGTGCCTCGCTCCTTTCCTCCCCGACGACGGGGGTGTCTGGGCAACCGCCGCGCGGAGGCCTGATCCACCGCCCCGGCAACGTTGAGTCTAATCAACTCAACCATGGGCGGCCAGGCTGTATTCCCGCCGGCGCCCACTACCGTTGACCCCATGGCCGGCTCCACCGCAGCGCTCCGCGATCCCCGCACGTACGAGCACCCGCGGCTCTCCCTCCTCTACGTCATCCGCCGCACCTTCCACCGCCTCATGGATCTCCAGGTGTGGGACGTGGCCGCCGCCATGAGCTTCTTCGGCGCGCTGTCCCTGCTCCCCATGGGCGTCGCCCTCCTCGCCCTCGTGTCGGTGCTGGGCGTGGAGGAGGAGACCGTGCGCACCGTCGCGACGCTCGCGGCCGACCTGTGGCCCACCCTCACGCAGGAGGACGTGCAGGCGTGGCTCCTCTCCCTCCACGCCTCGAACACGAGCGTCGTCGCCTTCACGCTGGGCCTGCTCGGCGCGGTCTTCTCCGCGTCCGGCGCCGTGGCCGCCTTCCACCGCGCGATGCACCGCATCCACGACACCCGGGAGGGTCGCCTCCTCCCCCATTTCCGGCTCGTCATCTTCCTCGAGACCCTCGCGGTCCTGACCGGCACCGTCGTGGTCGTCGGCCTCGTGATCCTGGGCGGAGACCTCGCCGAGCTCCTCGGGGAGCTCATCGGCCTGCCGCGGGTGGCCGTGCAGGTCTGGAACATCGGGAAGTGGCCGGTCATCCTCGCGATCCTGGCCCTGGCCGTCACCCTCGCCTACCGGCTCGGCCCCAACGTCCGCTCCCCGCGCTACCGTCCCTTCTCCTCCGGCGGGGTGATCACGGTCTGCCTGCTCTTCGGCGCCACCCTCGCCCTCGGCTGGATCACGGCCACCTTCGGCCAGTTCGAGCTCGTGGGACGGATCAACTCCGTGATCGGCGTGCTCGGCCTCGCCTGGGCCGCCTGCATGGTCCTCGTGGCGGGGGCCGCGTACGACGCGGAGCGACTGCGCGCCCGCCAGGTCGCCGTCGGCGTGGACGCCTCCGCGGAGATCCAGCTGGCCACCCGCCACACCCGCGTGCTCGAGATGGCGGAGCGTCAGGAGGAGCGGGACCAGCAGCTCGCCGCGCTCGTGTGCGCCGCGGTCCTCTCCGGGGAGCCTCTGACGGCCGAGCGCACGCGGATGCTCACGGAGGCCGGCCACCCGTTCGCGGTGGAGGCACCGGGCCGCCGCCCCGAGGACCTCAGCTCCGGCCGCCCCTTCCACGCCTCGCCGCTCCGGGACGAGGCGCACCTGGGCGAGGACGTCGTCATCCCTGAGCCGCGCGGCCGCGGCTCCGCGTGACACACCGACACGGAGGCGGCCTCGGCCCGCCGGACGCCTAGGATGTGCTCCAGTTCACACGGCCTGCACCCCACGGCCCGCCCCGGAAGGCTCCCCCATGCTCCGCACCCCATCCCGCGCGGTCGGTGCGCTGACGCTCGGCGTCGGCGCCCTGGCCCTCAGCGGCTGCGCCGTGATCGGCGGCGACGCCGGAACGGCCGGCGTCGTCTCCGACGCCGACCTGTCCTCCACGTACGGACTCGTCTCGCCGGGGACGCTCACGGTCTGCTCGGACATCCCCTACCCGCCGTTCGAGTTCGAGCAGGACGGCGAGCTCACCGGCTATGACATCGACCTCGTGGAGGCGGTCGCGGAGGAGCTCGGGCTCGGGCTGAACGTGATCGACTCCTCCTTCGAGGCCATCGAGTCGGGCGCCTCCCTCACCGGCTGCGACCTCAACGCCTCGTCGATCTCCATCACCGAGGCACGCCAGCGCGTCATGGCCTTCACCCTCCCCTACCTCGACGACGACCTCGTGCTGGTCGCGAAGAAGGGCTCCGGCATCACCAACATCGACTCCGCGAAGGGCCGCCGGATCGGCGTGCAGGCCGCGACCACCGGCGATGAGTACGCCCAGCAGAACGGCCTGAGCCCCGTGCAGTTCGAGGACGGCGGCATGCAGATCCAGGCCCTGCAGGCCGGCACCGTGGACGCCGCCCTGGGCAACCAGTCCGTGCTGCTCTACTCGCTCAAGGACGACGAGCGCTTCGAGGTGGTCGAGTCGCTGCCCACGGGTGAGCAGCTCGGCATGGCGGTCGGCCCGCAGAAGGCGCAGCTGGGCTCCGCCGTGAACCGCGCGCTGCAGGGGCTGCGCAACGACGGCACCGTGGCCGAGCTCCAGGAGCGCTGGTTCGGTCAGGCACAGGAGGACTACCGATGAGCACGCAGGCCCCCGTCTCGCCCGCCCCGGCCATGAAGCCCGGTCGCGCGCGCCGCCGTCGTCGGCTGTCCCTGATCATCCAGGCGGCCGTCTTCGTCCTCGCCCTCGTCGTCCTGGCCGTCCTCATCGACTGGGGCGCGCTCGCCGAGAACGTCCTGAACTTCCCCGCCGTGGCCCCGATGTTCCCCAACGTGATCCTCGTGGGCCTGGGCAACACGCTGTTCTACACGGTCACCTCGTTCGTCGTCGGCCTCCTGGGCGGCATCGTGCTCGCGCTCATGCGCCTGAGCTCGTTCGGCCCGTACCGGTGGCTGGCCACCGCCTACGTCGAGTTCTTCCGCGGCGTCCCCGCGCTGCTGGTGTTCCTCGCCTTCGGCTACGGGGTGCCCTTCGCGTTCGGGGTGTCCTGGCCGATCCCCGTCGTCGTGATGGCGGCCCTGGGCATGGTCTCGGCCGCGTACATCGCCGAGACCCTGCGTGCCGGCCTGCAGGCCGTGCCCCGCGGCCAGATGGAGGCGGCCCGGTCCCTCGGCATGCCGACGTGGCGGGCCATGGTCACCATCGTGATCCCCCAGGCGTTCCGCATCGTGCTGCCGCCGCTCACCAACGAGGTCATCCTCCTGACCAAGGACTCCTCGTTGGTCTACGTGCTCGGCCTGGCCGCGCACGAGTACGAGCTCACCAAGTTCGGCCGCGACGGCATCTCCGCGCTCGACGCCGGCATGACGCCGATCCTCGTGGCCGGCCTGTTCTACCTCGTGATCACCGTGCCGCTGTCCCTGCTGGCCCGTCGGTTCGAGACCCGTTCGACCAAGAAGGGGCACTGACATGGCCCAGCAGAACCCCATCACCGGATCCTTGGGCGCAGTGGCCTCCGCGGACGCCGCCGGCGTGCGCGTGGCCGGCCTCAACAAGTCCTTCGGCGCCAACCACGTGCTGCGCGGCATCGACCTCGACGTCGCCCCCGGCGAGGTCGTGTGCCTGATCGGCCCGTCCGGTTCGGGCAAGTCCACCCTCCTGCGCTGCGTGAACCTGCTGGAGAAGCCCGACTCGGGCGTCGTCACGGTCGGTGAGTTCACGGTCACGGACGAGGACGTGGACCTGGACGTGCTGCGCCGCCACGTGGGCATGGTGTTCCAGCAGTTCAACCTGTTCCCGCACCTGTCCGTGCTGGAGAACTGCACCGTGGCCCAGCTCAAGGTGCTCAAGCGGGGCAAGGCCGAAGCGGTGGACATCGCCCGTCGGCAGCTGGCCCGCGTGGGCCTGGCGGAGCTCGAGGCCCGCTACCCGGACCAGCTCTCCGGCGGCCAGCAGCAGCGCGTCGCGATCGCCCGGGCCCTGGCCATGGACCCGCAGCTCATGCTCTTCGACGAGCCCACCTCCGCGCTGGACCCGGAGACCGTGGGCGAGGTCCTGGCGATCATGCGCCAGCTCGCCCGCGAGGGCATGACCATGCTCGTGGTGACCCATGAGATGGGCTTCGCCCGCGAGGTCGCGGACCGGGTGGTGTTCATGGACGGCGGCGTCGTGGTGGAGTCCGGGCCCGCCTCCGCCGTGATCGCCGACCCGCAGCAGCCGCGCACCCAGGACTTCCTGCGTCGCGTGCTGCACCCCACCGAGATCGACCTCTGACGATGAGGGGCCGCTGAGGCACCGGGCACGACGACGAGGGCCCCGGGCCCGGACCAGACGGTCCGGGCCCGGGGCCCTCGTTCTCGGCGTGCGGGAAGGATCAGGCCTTCTTGCGCAGCTTCTTCAGCTCCTCGCGGGCGTCGCGCAGCGCGGCGGTCTGCTCGTCGCGCGCGGCGAAGATGGCGGCCACCTTCTCGTCCTTGGCCTCGCGGATGGCCTGGACCTTGGCGTCACGGGCGGACTCGATGCGCTTCGCGCGCTTCTTGGCTGCCTTGCGGCGCTTGCCGGGGCGGTTGGCCACGGAGTCGGACATGATGGCCAGGCCGGAGCCCACCAGGAACACGTCCTTGGCCACGGAGGTGCCCTCCTGCGAGGGGCGGACGCCGTCGTCCTCGGTCATCTCCGGGGTGTTCAGGTACATGGACATCAGGCCGCCGGAGAAGGCGGTCAGCGCGGCGCCGGCGAGCCAGCCCGGGACGAGGGGCAGCAGCAGCGCGCCGCCCACGCCGACCTCGGAGGCCACGATGAAGTTCTTGAACTGGGCCGGGGAGAGCTGGGCCAGCGCGGGCACGCCCTTGGCGCCCATGTCACGGATGTAGGCAGCCTGCTCGTCGGAGAGCTGGCGCTTGCCGAGGCCGGAGTTGAGGATGAACGCGCCGGAGGCCAGGCGCAGCGGAATCTGGACGATGCTCATGGAGTCTTCCTTCCAGTGGGGCCCGCGGCACAGGGATGGGAATGTGGCGCGAACAGTCGAATAGAGCGGTCAGCACGCTCACCCTACCAACCCCTCCCCCCGCCGTCCGGGTCCCCTCTCCCCGCCGATGGGGGAGAATGTCTCCCATGCTCTCCTCCCTCACCCCCGCGCTCCAGGCCGTCGCCCCCGCCGAGGGGGCCGTGGACTACGGATGGCTCGGCAACGTCGTGGTCGGCATCATGGAGGCCATCGGCCCGGTCGGCGTGGGCGTGGCCGTGCTGGCGGAGAACATCTTCCCGCCCATCCCCTCCGAGGTGATCCTGCCCCTGGCCGGCTTCACCGCCGCCGGAGGAGCCTTCAGCCCGCACGCCGCCCTCCTGTGGGCCACCCTCGGCTCCGTCGTCGGCGCGCTCGCCCTCTACGGGATCGGCGCGTGGCTCGGACGACGCCGCCTGTACCGGATCGCGAACTGGATGCCCCTGGTGGACATCGAGGACGTCGAGCGCACCGAGCGCTGGTTCGGCCGGTTCGGGTACTGGTCCGTGTTCCTCGGCCGCATGATCCCCGTGTTCCGCTCGCTCATCTCCATCCCGGCGGGCATCGAGCGCATGCACCTCGGCCTCTTCACCCTCTACACAGCCCTGGGCTCGCTGCTCTGGAACGCCCTGTTCATCTACGGGGGCTACGTCCTGGGCGCCCAGTACCACGTGATCTCCGACTACGCGGACCTGTTCTCCACCGTGGTGATGGCGCTCATCGTCCTCGCCCTGGTGGTCTGGGTCCTGCTGCGCGTGCGGCGCGACCTGCGCCGCCGCCGCGATCCGAACTTCCGGGCCCCGAGCCCGGACGAGGCCGCCGCCCGCATGGACGCCGCCCTCAGCTCCACCGACCACCGGAAGTGATCTGCATGACCCACTCCACTCCCCGCCTCGCCGCCCGACGCCGGGCCGGCCTCGGCCTCGCCGCCGCGGCCCTGCTCGCCCTCACCGCATGCGGCGGGAACGACCCCTACGGGGCTCCCGCCCCCACCGCCGCGAGTGCCTCCGAGCTGCCGCCCATGGACATGGCGCCCTTCACGCTGGACATACCGGACCTGGACCTCGCGCTCGTTCCCGGCGCCTCCATGTCCGCGATCGAGGGGCAGAGCCCCGAGTTCCACGGCGCCTGGCTCGAGGTGCCCGGCGCCCGCTCCTGGACCGACGCCATGGCCGCAGACGTGCGCGCCCAGGTCGAGGCCTATCAGCGGGACACGGACCTCTCAGCCGACCCCTCCCTCGAGGTGCAGCCGCGCCTCGCGGTGGCGGGGCAGGACATCGCCGCCGTCCGCCTGCTCTCCACCGAGAAGCGCGGGACGGAGTCCGTGTCCTCCTCCCAGGCCAGCTGGTACTCCGCCCGCGAGGACCGCGTGCTGGCCACGTCGGACCTCTTCACGGCCGAGGGCTGGACCGCGTTCCGCGCCGAGGTGCGCGACCGCATGGCGAACGACCCGGACATCGTGCAGGAGCGGCTGACCTCCGCCGTCGAGGCCCCGGACCAGGCCGAGAACCGCCGCATCTGGGACGCGGTGGTGCTCCTGCCGGACGGCAGCGCCCTCCTCGAGGTCGACCAGGCGGCGCTCGCACCCGCCGCGGCAGGCGTGCTCACCGCCCGCATCCCCTCCGAGACGGTGCGGCCCTGGCTCTCCGAGCTGGGCCGCACGGCTCAGGACGCGGCTCGGACGCCCGCCGCCGTCCGCCTCCCGCAGGCCTCGTCCTCCCCGGCGGGCTCCTCGGAGGCGCCCTCCACCACGGCCGTGCCCGTGCCCCCGCCGCTTCCCGCCACGAGCGAGGCCCCCCGGCCGCCGGCGGAGACCTCGAGCGACCCCACGGAGACCGCGCCGACCCGGCCGGACCCCACCCCCGCGGACACCGACGAGCCGACCTCGGCGGCCCCTGCCCCCGACCCGTCGTCCACAGGAGCACCCGGCACCGGCGCCACGAGCACCACGCCGAGCGGCTCCTCTGCGCCGACGACGCAGCCGGGCAGCTCCCCAGCGCCGAGCAGCGACGTGCCCTCGGCGCCCTCCGGGCCCACGCGCCCGACGTCGGCGCCCACACCGGGCACCACGAGCGCACCCGGCACCCCCGAGCCCTCGACGTCGAGCTCCCCGACGCCGTCGGACACGCCCACGGACGCGCCGACGTCGGATCCCGGCACCCCCGAGCCGTCCGACTCCACGCTGCCGCCGGAGCCCACCTCCGACGTGACGCCGCTGCCCGAGCCGAGCGCGTCCGACGCGCCCGCGGACTCCGCCGCCCCGGTGACCGCCGAGACGTCGCCCACGATCGTGTCCACATCGTGACGTGAGGGAGGCCGGAGGCATCGCCCCCGGCCTGGCAGGATGAGGAGGTCGGCCGGGAGGCCGACCTCCCCTCGCGCTGAGCCCCGTCCTCGCGCGCTGATCCTCGAAGAGTGTGAGCCCGCCCATGACCTCGACGTCCCGCCCGCGCCTCTGCGCCGCCCTCCTCGCACTGACCCTGGCCCTCGGGGCGTGCGGCGGCCCCGACGGAGGCGACGCACC belongs to Micrococcus sp. 2A and includes:
- a CDS encoding amino acid ABC transporter permease, producing MSTQAPVSPAPAMKPGRARRRRRLSLIIQAAVFVLALVVLAVLIDWGALAENVLNFPAVAPMFPNVILVGLGNTLFYTVTSFVVGLLGGIVLALMRLSSFGPYRWLATAYVEFFRGVPALLVFLAFGYGVPFAFGVSWPIPVVVMAALGMVSAAYIAETLRAGLQAVPRGQMEAARSLGMPTWRAMVTIVIPQAFRIVLPPLTNEVILLTKDSSLVYVLGLAAHEYELTKFGRDGISALDAGMTPILVAGLFYLVITVPLSLLARRFETRSTKKGH
- a CDS encoding amino acid ABC transporter ATP-binding protein, with the protein product MAQQNPITGSLGAVASADAAGVRVAGLNKSFGANHVLRGIDLDVAPGEVVCLIGPSGSGKSTLLRCVNLLEKPDSGVVTVGEFTVTDEDVDLDVLRRHVGMVFQQFNLFPHLSVLENCTVAQLKVLKRGKAEAVDIARRQLARVGLAELEARYPDQLSGGQQQRVAIARALAMDPQLMLFDEPTSALDPETVGEVLAIMRQLAREGMTMLVVTHEMGFAREVADRVVFMDGGVVVESGPASAVIADPQQPRTQDFLRRVLHPTEIDL
- a CDS encoding DedA family protein, which gives rise to MLSSLTPALQAVAPAEGAVDYGWLGNVVVGIMEAIGPVGVGVAVLAENIFPPIPSEVILPLAGFTAAGGAFSPHAALLWATLGSVVGALALYGIGAWLGRRRLYRIANWMPLVDIEDVERTERWFGRFGYWSVFLGRMIPVFRSLISIPAGIERMHLGLFTLYTALGSLLWNALFIYGGYVLGAQYHVISDYADLFSTVVMALIVLALVVWVLLRVRRDLRRRRDPNFRAPSPDEAAARMDAALSSTDHRK